In a genomic window of Mycolicibacterium neoaurum VKM Ac-1815D:
- the trpS gene encoding tryptophan--tRNA ligase, producing the protein MSDSSSVGRQVVFSGAQPTSDSLHLGNALGAVNQWVSMQRDHDAYFCVVDLHAITIAQDPEVLRKRTLVTAAQYLALGVDPEQATIFVQSHVPAHTQLAWVLGCFTGYGQASRMTQFKDKSQKQGAEATTVGLFTYPVLMAADILLYDTDLVPVGEDQRQHLELARDLAERINARFPGTFVVPEATIPKATAKIFDLQDPTAKMSKSATTDAGLISLLDDPKKTAKKIRSAVTDSEREIRFDRDAKPGVSNLLTIQSAVTGTDIDTLVAGYEGRGYGDLKTETADAVVEFVTPIKARVDELVADPAELQAVLARGAERAAAVASATVERVYDRLGFLAPTH; encoded by the coding sequence ATGAGTGACTCCAGCAGCGTCGGTCGCCAAGTCGTGTTCTCCGGCGCACAGCCCACCTCGGATTCCCTACACCTCGGTAACGCGCTCGGTGCGGTCAACCAGTGGGTGAGCATGCAGCGCGACCATGACGCCTACTTCTGCGTCGTCGACCTGCACGCCATCACCATCGCCCAGGATCCCGAGGTGCTGCGCAAGCGGACCCTCGTCACCGCCGCGCAATACCTGGCGCTCGGCGTCGACCCGGAGCAGGCGACGATCTTCGTGCAGAGCCACGTGCCCGCCCACACCCAGCTGGCCTGGGTGCTGGGTTGTTTCACCGGCTACGGGCAGGCCTCGCGGATGACGCAGTTCAAGGACAAGTCCCAGAAGCAGGGGGCCGAGGCGACCACCGTCGGGCTGTTCACCTACCCGGTGTTGATGGCCGCCGACATCCTGCTCTACGACACCGACCTGGTCCCCGTCGGCGAGGACCAGCGCCAGCACCTCGAGCTCGCCCGCGATCTCGCCGAGCGCATCAATGCCCGCTTCCCGGGCACCTTCGTCGTCCCCGAGGCGACCATCCCGAAGGCCACCGCCAAGATCTTCGACCTGCAGGACCCGACGGCGAAGATGAGCAAGTCCGCGACCACCGACGCGGGCCTGATCAGCCTCCTCGACGATCCGAAGAAGACCGCCAAGAAGATCCGCTCGGCGGTCACCGACAGCGAGCGGGAGATCCGCTTCGACCGCGACGCCAAGCCCGGTGTGTCCAATCTGCTGACCATCCAGTCCGCCGTCACCGGTACCGATATCGACACCCTGGTCGCGGGGTATGAGGGCCGCGGGTACGGCGATCTGAAAACCGAGACCGCCGACGCGGTGGTCGAGTTCGTCACGCCGATCAAGGCGCGCGTCGACGAGCTGGTCGCCGATCCCGCCGAACTGCAGGCGGTACTCGCCAGGGGTGCCGAGCGGGCCGCTGCGGTGGCTTCAGCCACCGTCGAGCGGGTATATGACCGGCTGGGTTTCCTGGCGCCGACGCACTGA
- a CDS encoding APC family permease, which yields MAIAEQPTPVTTDKGLQAGALGLVGNVVIGLAAVAPAYSLAATLGYVVLHVGDKAPAMFVLAFIPMLLVAFAYKELSQDTPDCGTTFTWGTKAFGPWIGWIGGWGLAVSAIIVLANVAEIAAVYLFKFLGQDALADNLYAKVALGSFFIISMTLVSARGVVVSEKMQNVLIAIQFGVLIVASIWALIRVFGNTAGAQAVSPALSWLWPSGLDVSSIAAAIILCVFIYWGWDACLAVGEETKDPGRTPGIAAVITTLILVCTYVLVAYAVQSFAGFSVVGIGLNNPNNTDDVLTVLGAPVGGPVLASLLLLTVSVSALSSTQTTILPTARGTLSMAVYEALPKRFASVHPKYMTPAFGTIVMGAMALFFYLVLTFLSENALADSVASLGLAVAFYYGITAFACVWYFRRTLFTSARNLFFRGIFPLLGGLAMAVAFGISAKDMIAPDYGYTAFGPVGGVFVLGVGMLVLGVPLMLACFAFGTKRFFRGETLTADTEVKVPDVY from the coding sequence ATGGCAATCGCGGAACAGCCGACCCCGGTGACCACGGACAAGGGTCTGCAGGCCGGCGCGCTGGGTCTGGTGGGCAACGTGGTGATCGGGCTGGCGGCGGTGGCGCCGGCCTACAGCCTGGCGGCGACGCTGGGATATGTGGTGCTTCACGTCGGCGACAAGGCTCCAGCCATGTTCGTCCTGGCGTTCATCCCGATGCTGCTGGTGGCCTTCGCCTACAAGGAGCTGTCCCAGGACACTCCGGACTGCGGCACCACCTTCACCTGGGGAACCAAGGCCTTCGGACCGTGGATCGGCTGGATCGGCGGCTGGGGGCTGGCCGTCTCGGCGATCATCGTCCTCGCCAACGTCGCCGAGATCGCCGCGGTCTACCTGTTCAAATTCCTCGGCCAGGACGCGCTGGCGGACAATTTGTACGCCAAGGTCGCGCTCGGTTCGTTCTTCATCATCTCCATGACGTTGGTCAGCGCCCGCGGAGTGGTCGTCTCGGAGAAGATGCAGAACGTCCTCATCGCCATCCAGTTCGGCGTGCTGATCGTCGCCAGCATCTGGGCCCTGATCCGGGTGTTCGGCAACACCGCAGGCGCACAGGCGGTCAGCCCGGCACTGTCCTGGCTGTGGCCGTCGGGTCTGGACGTCTCCTCCATCGCCGCAGCGATCATCCTGTGCGTCTTCATCTACTGGGGCTGGGACGCCTGCCTGGCCGTCGGCGAGGAGACCAAGGATCCCGGCCGCACACCAGGTATCGCTGCCGTCATCACCACGCTGATCCTGGTGTGCACCTATGTGCTGGTGGCCTATGCGGTCCAGTCGTTCGCCGGTTTCAGCGTGGTGGGAATCGGGCTGAACAACCCGAACAACACCGACGATGTCCTGACCGTGCTCGGCGCACCGGTGGGTGGTCCGGTCCTGGCCTCGCTGCTGCTGCTGACGGTGTCGGTATCGGCGCTGTCCTCGACGCAGACCACCATCCTGCCGACCGCTCGCGGCACCCTTTCGATGGCGGTCTACGAGGCGCTGCCCAAGCGGTTTGCCAGCGTCCACCCCAAGTACATGACACCGGCGTTCGGCACCATCGTGATGGGAGCGATGGCGCTGTTCTTCTATCTGGTGCTCACATTCCTCTCGGAGAACGCCCTGGCGGACTCGGTTGCCTCACTGGGACTGGCGGTCGCGTTCTACTACGGCATCACCGCGTTCGCCTGTGTCTGGTACTTCCGCCGGACCCTGTTCACCTCGGCGCGAAACCTGTTCTTCCGCGGCATTTTCCCGCTTCTCGGCGGGCTGGCCATGGCGGTCGCCTTCGGTATCAGCGCCAAGGACATGATCGCCCCCGACTACGGTTACACCGCCTTCGGTCCGGTGGGCGGGGTGTTCGTGCTCGGCGTCGGCATGCTGGTCCTGGGGGTACCGCTGATGCTCGCGTGCTTCGCGTTCGGCACCAAGCGCTTCTTCCGCGGCGAGACGCTCACCGCCGATACCGAGGTCAAGGTTCCCGATGTGTACTGA
- a CDS encoding aspartate aminotransferase family protein: protein MTITETTTKTTGDLAAKAQRHLWGHFARHGADITPPIITRGEGTRIFDDKGNSYIDGLSGLFVVQVGHGREELAAAAAKQAQQLAFFPLWSYATPTAIELAERVANYAPGDLNRVFFTTGGGEAVESAWKLAKQFFKLTGKPGKHKVVSRSIAYHGTPQGALAITGIPAFKAPFEPLTPGGFRAPNTNFYRAPEPFAHDEKAFGRYCADRIAEAIEFEGPDTVAAVFLEPVQNAGGCFPPPPGYFERVREICGEYDVLLVSDEVICAYGRIGSMFACDDFGYVPDIITSAKGLTSGYSPLGAMIASDRLFEPFDDGKTVFGHGYTFGGHPVSAAVALANLDIFEREGINDHVKQNAPAFKATLEKLYDLPIVGDVRGEGFFYGIELVKDKATKETFDDDESERLLRGFLTPALWEAGLYCRADDRGDPVVQLAPPLISGQAEFDAIYDILHNVLSEAARRL from the coding sequence ATGACTATCACCGAAACAACGACGAAGACCACCGGCGATCTGGCCGCCAAGGCCCAGCGCCACCTGTGGGGGCACTTCGCGCGCCACGGCGCCGATATCACCCCGCCGATCATCACCCGCGGCGAAGGCACCCGCATCTTCGACGACAAGGGCAACAGCTATATCGACGGCCTGTCCGGGCTGTTCGTCGTCCAGGTCGGCCACGGCCGTGAGGAACTGGCTGCGGCCGCGGCCAAGCAGGCCCAGCAGCTGGCGTTCTTCCCGCTGTGGTCCTATGCGACGCCGACGGCCATCGAGCTGGCCGAACGGGTGGCCAATTACGCCCCGGGCGATCTGAACCGGGTGTTCTTCACCACCGGCGGTGGCGAGGCAGTCGAGTCCGCCTGGAAGCTGGCCAAGCAGTTCTTCAAGCTCACCGGCAAACCCGGTAAGCACAAGGTGGTTTCGCGGTCCATCGCTTACCACGGCACTCCTCAGGGCGCGCTCGCGATCACCGGCATCCCCGCCTTCAAGGCCCCATTCGAGCCGCTGACCCCGGGTGGCTTCCGCGCGCCGAACACCAACTTCTACCGCGCGCCCGAGCCGTTCGCGCACGACGAGAAGGCCTTCGGCCGGTACTGCGCCGACCGCATCGCCGAGGCCATCGAGTTCGAGGGCCCCGACACCGTCGCCGCGGTCTTCCTGGAACCGGTGCAGAACGCCGGCGGGTGCTTCCCGCCGCCGCCGGGATACTTCGAGCGCGTCCGCGAGATCTGCGGCGAATACGACGTGCTGCTGGTCTCCGACGAGGTCATCTGCGCCTACGGCCGGATCGGCTCGATGTTCGCCTGTGACGACTTCGGCTATGTGCCCGACATCATCACCAGCGCCAAGGGTTTGACGTCCGGCTACTCACCGCTGGGCGCGATGATCGCCAGCGACCGGCTGTTCGAGCCTTTCGACGACGGTAAGACGGTCTTCGGCCACGGCTACACCTTCGGCGGACATCCAGTCTCGGCGGCCGTCGCCCTGGCCAACCTCGACATCTTCGAGCGCGAAGGCATCAACGACCACGTCAAGCAGAATGCGCCGGCATTCAAGGCGACCCTGGAGAAGCTCTACGATCTGCCGATCGTCGGCGATGTGCGTGGCGAAGGTTTCTTCTACGGCATCGAACTGGTCAAAGACAAGGCCACCAAGGAGACCTTCGACGACGACGAGTCCGAGCGGCTGCTGCGCGGATTCCTGACTCCGGCGCTGTGGGAGGCGGGGCTGTACTGCCGCGCCGACGACCGTGGCGACCCAGTGGTGCAGCTGGCACCGCCGCTGATCAGCGGGCAGGCCGAATTCGACGCGATCTACGACATCCTGCACAACGTGCTGTCCGAGGCCGCGCGCCGACTCTGA
- a CDS encoding Lrp/AsnC family transcriptional regulator, with the protein MSHPDSPPGPSAVSLRINHSRPGAAFQLDELSKAIIEKLQQDGRRSYAGIGKAVGLSEAAVRQRVQRMVDAGVMQIVAVTDPMQLGFARQAMIGIRCTGDTTKVAEKLAQLESVDYVVLTAGTFDAIVEVVCEDDGDLLDLLNTKIRAVPGVISTETLVYLKLVKQQYNWGTR; encoded by the coding sequence ATGTCGCACCCGGACTCTCCGCCCGGCCCCTCCGCCGTGTCATTGCGAATCAACCATTCGCGCCCGGGGGCCGCCTTCCAGCTCGACGAACTGTCCAAGGCCATCATCGAGAAGCTGCAGCAGGACGGCCGACGTTCCTACGCCGGCATCGGTAAGGCGGTGGGACTGTCGGAAGCCGCGGTGCGCCAGCGCGTGCAGCGCATGGTGGACGCCGGCGTCATGCAGATCGTCGCGGTCACCGACCCGATGCAACTGGGCTTCGCACGCCAGGCCATGATCGGCATCCGCTGCACCGGCGACACGACCAAGGTCGCCGAGAAGCTGGCCCAACTGGAATCCGTCGACTACGTGGTGCTGACCGCCGGCACCTTCGACGCCATCGTCGAGGTGGTCTGCGAGGACGACGGCGACCTGCTCGACCTCCTCAACACCAAGATCCGCGCCGTCCCGGGAGTGATATCCACCGAAACGTTGGTTTACTTGAAACTCGTTAAGCAGCAATACAACTGGGGCACTAGATGA
- a CDS encoding gamma-aminobutyraldehyde dehydrogenase, which translates to MSAQKPAIAGSWINGAAITTTGPSFDVINPATGAVVTTYALATPADVDAAVAAARAAQPAWAAAPPVERAGVLAKLAELMDAAADTFIAEEVAQCGKPVRLATEFDVPGSIDNIAFFAGAARHLEGKASAEYSADHTSTIRREAVGVVATITPWNYPLQMAVWKVIPALAAGCAVVIKPAEITPLTTLTLARIATEAGLPAGILNVVTGAGADVGTALAGHPDVDVVTFTGSTPVGRKVMAAAALHGHRTQLELGGKAPFVVFDDADLDAAIQGAVAGALINSGQDCTAATRAIVARDLYDDFVAGVGEVMSKIVVGDPHDKDTDLGPLITYAHREKVAAMVSRAPDQGGRIVTGGVIPDLPGAFYRPTLIADVSEACEVYRDEIFGPVLTVRAFTDDDDALRQANDTAYGLAASAWTRDVYRAQRASREINAGCVWINDHIPIISEMPHGGVGASGFGKDMSQYSFEEYLTIKHVMSDITGVADKEWHRTIFASR; encoded by the coding sequence GTGAGTGCTCAAAAACCTGCCATCGCCGGCAGTTGGATCAATGGTGCAGCAATAACCACGACGGGGCCGAGCTTCGACGTCATCAACCCCGCCACCGGGGCGGTGGTCACCACATATGCCCTGGCCACCCCCGCCGATGTGGACGCCGCGGTGGCTGCCGCGCGCGCCGCCCAACCCGCCTGGGCCGCCGCACCGCCGGTCGAGCGGGCCGGTGTGCTGGCCAAACTGGCCGAGCTGATGGATGCCGCCGCCGACACGTTCATCGCCGAAGAGGTCGCCCAATGCGGTAAGCCCGTGCGGCTGGCCACCGAGTTCGACGTCCCCGGCAGTATCGACAACATCGCCTTCTTCGCGGGTGCCGCACGCCACCTGGAGGGCAAGGCCAGTGCCGAGTATTCGGCCGACCACACCTCGACCATCCGGCGGGAGGCCGTCGGCGTCGTCGCGACGATCACGCCGTGGAACTACCCGCTGCAGATGGCGGTCTGGAAGGTCATTCCGGCGCTCGCCGCGGGCTGCGCGGTGGTCATCAAACCCGCCGAGATCACCCCGCTGACGACGCTGACGCTGGCCCGCATCGCCACCGAAGCGGGCTTGCCCGCCGGGATACTCAACGTCGTCACCGGTGCGGGTGCCGATGTCGGGACCGCGCTGGCCGGGCACCCCGATGTGGATGTGGTGACCTTCACCGGGTCGACCCCGGTGGGGCGCAAGGTGATGGCCGCCGCCGCGTTGCATGGTCATCGCACGCAGCTCGAACTCGGCGGCAAGGCGCCGTTCGTGGTGTTCGACGACGCGGACCTCGACGCGGCCATCCAGGGCGCGGTGGCCGGTGCGCTGATCAACAGCGGACAGGACTGCACAGCGGCGACCAGGGCCATCGTCGCGCGTGACCTCTACGACGATTTCGTGGCCGGTGTCGGCGAGGTGATGAGCAAGATCGTCGTCGGCGATCCGCACGACAAGGACACCGATCTGGGTCCGCTGATCACCTACGCACACCGCGAGAAGGTGGCCGCGATGGTCTCCCGTGCCCCCGATCAGGGCGGGCGCATCGTCACCGGCGGTGTCATTCCGGACCTGCCCGGTGCGTTCTACCGGCCGACGCTCATCGCCGATGTGTCGGAGGCTTGCGAGGTGTACCGCGACGAGATCTTCGGCCCGGTCCTCACCGTGCGGGCGTTCACCGATGACGACGACGCGCTGCGTCAGGCCAACGACACCGCCTACGGTCTGGCAGCCTCGGCCTGGACGCGTGACGTGTACCGGGCGCAGCGCGCCTCGCGGGAGATCAACGCCGGTTGTGTGTGGATCAACGACCACATCCCGATCATCTCCGAGATGCCGCACGGCGGTGTCGGGGCGTCCGGGTTCGGTAAAGACATGAGCCAGTACAGCTTCGAGGAATACCTGACCATCAAGCATGTGATGAGCGATATCACCGGGGTGGCCGACAAGGAGTGGCACCGGACGATCTTCGCGTCTCGGTAA
- a CDS encoding DMT family transporter, translating into MAWLVLVVSGVLEAVWATALGKSEGFSRPWPTAVFGVALVLSMAGLAYAMRTLPIGTSYAIWVGIGAALTVGYAMLTGTEGASPVKVALIVGIIGCVVGLKLIGH; encoded by the coding sequence ATGGCCTGGCTGGTGTTGGTGGTGTCAGGGGTGCTGGAAGCCGTCTGGGCGACCGCGCTCGGCAAGTCCGAGGGCTTCAGCAGACCATGGCCCACAGCGGTGTTCGGGGTTGCGCTGGTCCTCTCGATGGCCGGTCTGGCCTACGCGATGCGCACCCTGCCGATCGGGACCAGTTATGCAATCTGGGTGGGCATCGGCGCGGCCCTGACGGTCGGATACGCGATGCTGACCGGCACCGAGGGCGCCTCCCCGGTCAAGGTGGCGCTGATCGTCGGGATCATCGGCTGCGTGGTCGGGCTAAAGCTGATCGGTCACTGA
- a CDS encoding universal stress protein, whose translation MHLTVGYLATPTGDDGVALAAALARTFDADVDVVLVVREELPDGHPGRAQYQELLLEKGKQWITKAVGALTGAAKSVNANVLVGESFAEELLRFAESHSSDLIVVGGARDGFFGGHVIGPVSSALLHSSPIPVALAPRGYADDAPETIAAVTAAVPSRPGDDNPLPFAITLASAANLPIRMVSLVSAENLSEAEDLKELRAVQIAAAQENLAVAARALPDSPDIESLVADGMTLESALKKLNWDDDDLLVVGSSRFAAPKRIFLGSTASRILAGTDAPVIVIPRDE comes from the coding sequence ATGCATCTGACGGTCGGTTACCTGGCCACCCCCACCGGCGACGACGGTGTCGCCCTGGCGGCCGCACTGGCCCGCACCTTCGACGCCGATGTCGACGTGGTGCTCGTCGTGCGCGAGGAACTGCCCGACGGGCATCCCGGCCGCGCACAGTATCAGGAGTTACTGCTCGAAAAGGGCAAGCAGTGGATCACCAAGGCGGTCGGCGCGCTGACCGGTGCGGCCAAGTCGGTCAACGCCAATGTCCTTGTCGGAGAGTCTTTTGCCGAGGAATTGTTACGGTTTGCCGAGAGCCATTCTTCCGACCTGATCGTGGTCGGCGGCGCTCGTGACGGCTTCTTCGGCGGTCACGTCATCGGGCCGGTGTCCAGCGCGCTGTTGCACAGTTCGCCCATCCCGGTGGCGCTCGCCCCGCGCGGCTACGCCGACGACGCACCCGAGACCATCGCCGCGGTGACCGCAGCGGTGCCGAGCAGGCCCGGCGACGACAATCCCCTACCGTTCGCCATCACGCTGGCCAGCGCGGCGAACCTGCCGATCCGGATGGTGTCGCTGGTATCGGCTGAAAACCTTTCCGAGGCAGAGGATCTCAAGGAACTGCGGGCCGTGCAGATTGCCGCCGCGCAGGAGAATCTGGCGGTGGCCGCCCGCGCGCTGCCGGATTCGCCGGATATCGAATCGCTGGTCGCCGACGGTATGACGTTGGAGTCGGCACTGAAGAAACTCAACTGGGATGACGACGACCTCCTGGTGGTCGGCTCCAGCCGGTTCGCCGCGCCCAAGCGGATCTTCCTCGGCTCGACGGCCTCGCGCATCCTCGCCGGTACCGATGCCCCGGTGATCGTCATCCCCCGCGACGAGTAG
- the yhjD gene encoding inner membrane protein YhjD translates to MRSRFAWLDRVMLAQERYNDCKGDFYAAGITYFTIFALFPLLMVGFSIGGFVLANQPDLMLEVEAKIRSAVSGDLGAQLVELMDSAINSRGTVGVIGLATAAWAGLGWMNNLREALSQMWEQRHETAGFVATKLSDLGALLSAFVALTLTIGLTALSKESPMTTVLGWLGLSGVPGLGVGLQVASWVASLLISWMLFTWIIARLPRESVSFRSSLRAGLLAAVAFEIFKQVASVYLKSVLTGPAGATFGPVLGLMVFAYITARLILFSTAWAATAADNLAAAPVEPPGPVTIRPRVQIREGVGLPGAAAGFAAGALGGLGLARLLRRNRQ, encoded by the coding sequence ATGCGGAGCCGATTCGCATGGTTGGACCGGGTGATGCTCGCTCAGGAGCGCTACAACGACTGCAAGGGCGATTTCTACGCCGCCGGTATCACCTACTTCACCATCTTCGCGCTGTTCCCGCTGCTGATGGTCGGCTTCTCGATCGGCGGCTTCGTGCTGGCCAACCAGCCCGATCTCATGCTCGAGGTGGAAGCCAAGATCCGGTCTGCGGTCTCGGGGGACCTGGGCGCACAGCTTGTCGAGCTGATGGACTCCGCCATCAATTCCCGCGGCACGGTCGGCGTCATCGGTTTGGCCACCGCGGCCTGGGCGGGGCTGGGCTGGATGAACAACCTGCGGGAGGCGCTCAGTCAGATGTGGGAGCAGCGGCACGAGACTGCCGGTTTCGTGGCGACGAAGCTGTCGGATCTGGGAGCCCTGCTGTCGGCGTTCGTTGCACTGACGCTGACGATCGGGTTGACCGCGCTGAGCAAGGAGTCCCCGATGACCACGGTGCTCGGTTGGTTGGGGCTCAGCGGTGTGCCGGGGTTGGGCGTCGGACTGCAGGTGGCGTCCTGGGTCGCCTCGCTGCTCATCTCGTGGATGCTGTTCACCTGGATCATCGCCCGACTGCCGCGTGAGTCGGTCAGTTTCCGCAGTTCGCTGCGGGCGGGTCTGCTGGCCGCTGTGGCATTCGAGATCTTCAAGCAGGTCGCCTCGGTCTACCTGAAGTCGGTACTGACCGGGCCCGCCGGAGCCACCTTCGGGCCGGTGCTGGGCTTGATGGTGTTCGCCTACATCACCGCCAGGCTCATCCTGTTCTCGACCGCCTGGGCGGCCACGGCCGCGGACAATCTGGCCGCCGCCCCGGTCGAGCCGCCCGGCCCGGTGACGATCCGACCGCGTGTGCAGATCCGCGAAGGCGTCGGACTGCCCGGCGCCGCAGCCGGTTTCGCTGCGGGGGCCCTGGGCGGTCTGGGACTGGCCAGGTTGCTCCGGCGTAATCGTCAGTGA
- a CDS encoding nitronate monooxygenase, whose translation MSLVTPWSAAMGMRAPIVNAPMGGAAGGRLASAVTAAGGLGMLGMGSAATAEVLRREIGLAQGRFGVGLVHWVMAERPELLDIALAAQPALLSVSFGTDFGWVQRAHDAGVTTATQVASVEAARRAQDAGVDVLVARGAEGGGHGEPLLGTLPLLTGVLDAVEVPVLAAGGIGSARGVAAVLAAGAAAAWIGTLFAACPQALTSEAARAELLGGQDTELTSAHDIAAGYRWPAGIPERVLRGSPVNAGQGVGQVRQSVDAGELVATLSAGAEELLRGPLG comes from the coding sequence GTGTCACTGGTCACCCCTTGGTCCGCCGCGATGGGCATGCGCGCCCCGATCGTCAATGCCCCGATGGGCGGTGCGGCCGGTGGTCGGCTGGCATCGGCGGTGACCGCCGCGGGCGGACTGGGCATGCTCGGGATGGGAAGCGCCGCGACGGCGGAGGTCCTGCGCCGCGAGATCGGTTTGGCGCAGGGACGATTCGGTGTCGGATTGGTGCACTGGGTGATGGCCGAACGTCCCGAGCTGCTCGATATCGCGCTGGCGGCGCAGCCCGCGCTGTTGAGCGTCAGCTTCGGGACCGACTTCGGTTGGGTGCAACGCGCACACGATGCCGGGGTGACGACCGCGACGCAGGTGGCCTCGGTCGAGGCGGCCCGACGCGCCCAGGATGCCGGTGTCGACGTGCTGGTGGCGCGTGGCGCCGAGGGCGGCGGTCACGGTGAACCGTTGCTGGGCACCCTGCCACTGCTGACGGGAGTGCTTGACGCGGTGGAGGTTCCGGTGTTGGCGGCCGGCGGGATCGGCTCCGCGCGCGGGGTGGCCGCGGTGCTGGCCGCGGGCGCTGCGGCGGCGTGGATCGGCACGTTGTTCGCGGCCTGCCCGCAGGCGCTGACATCGGAGGCTGCCCGCGCTGAACTGCTGGGCGGGCAGGACACCGAGCTGACCTCCGCGCACGACATCGCGGCCGGATACCGTTGGCCCGCCGGCATTCCGGAGCGGGTGCTGCGCGGGTCCCCGGTCAACGCCGGTCAGGGTGTGGGCCAGGTTCGACAGTCGGTCGACGCGGGCGAGCTGGTGGCAACGCTGTCCGCGGGCGCCGAGGAACTGCTGCGCGGGCCGTTGGGTTGA
- a CDS encoding D-alanyl-D-alanine carboxypeptidase family protein: MASFATLRRVTCAVTAALMLAGPALVSAPLAGAEPAPDPCPYRTTTPPAVDASEVPKPGDPTPGALPVPATPLGGEALGGCGIVTAAGTGPVPEDVSAEAWLVADLDTGEVIAAKDPHGRHRPASIIKVLVAMQSIQELPINRIVNGTEGDEHAEGSRVGVKNGERYTINDLLHGLLMVSGNDAAHALAMQLGGMDTALQKVNTLARKLGARDTRAATPSGLDGPGMSTSAYDIGLFYRYAWQNDTFSKIVGTEKYPWPAYELENDNKLLYNYPGALGGKTGYTDDAGQTFVGAAERDGRRLVAVMLKGTRVPIAPWEQAARLLDYGFATPPGTKVGTLIEADPSLAVAKTEEAPDPTAVAATALPPADTVPVRVGVGLVGAIIVFALMMVARSMNRQRA; encoded by the coding sequence ATGGCTTCCTTCGCGACGTTGCGCCGAGTTACTTGCGCGGTCACCGCGGCACTGATGCTGGCGGGTCCCGCGCTGGTCAGCGCGCCGCTGGCGGGTGCGGAACCGGCGCCGGACCCCTGCCCGTACCGCACCACGACACCGCCGGCGGTCGACGCCTCGGAGGTCCCCAAGCCGGGTGACCCAACCCCGGGCGCGCTGCCCGTTCCCGCGACGCCGTTGGGCGGCGAGGCTCTCGGCGGTTGCGGCATCGTGACCGCCGCAGGTACCGGCCCGGTGCCCGAGGATGTCTCCGCCGAGGCATGGTTGGTTGCCGATCTGGACACCGGTGAGGTCATCGCCGCCAAGGATCCGCACGGCAGGCATCGTCCGGCCAGCATCATCAAGGTGCTCGTCGCGATGCAGTCCATCCAGGAACTGCCCATCAACCGCATCGTGAACGGCACCGAGGGCGACGAGCACGCCGAGGGCAGCCGCGTCGGGGTCAAGAACGGCGAGCGGTACACGATCAACGACCTGCTGCACGGGCTGCTGATGGTGTCCGGCAACGACGCCGCACACGCGCTGGCGATGCAGCTCGGCGGGATGGACACCGCGCTGCAGAAGGTCAACACGCTGGCGCGCAAGCTCGGGGCGCGGGACACCCGCGCGGCCACCCCGTCTGGGCTGGACGGCCCGGGGATGAGCACCTCGGCCTACGACATCGGATTGTTCTACCGCTACGCGTGGCAGAACGACACCTTCTCCAAAATCGTTGGCACCGAGAAATACCCATGGCCCGCCTACGAGCTGGAGAACGACAACAAGCTGTTGTACAACTACCCGGGCGCACTCGGCGGCAAGACCGGATACACCGACGACGCCGGCCAGACGTTCGTGGGCGCAGCCGAACGTGACGGCCGCCGGCTGGTGGCCGTGATGCTCAAGGGCACTCGGGTACCCATCGCACCGTGGGAGCAGGCCGCCCGCCTGCTCGACTACGGGTTCGCCACCCCGCCGGGCACCAAGGTCGGCACCCTCATCGAGGCCGACCCCTCATTGGCCGTCGCGAAAACCGAAGAGGCACCCGACCCCACCGCGGTCGCCGCCACTGCGCTGCCGCCCGCCGATACCGTGCCGGTGCGCGTCGGCGTCGGGCTGGTCGGCGCCATCATCGTGTTCGCCCTGATGATGGTGGCCCGGTCGATGAACCGCCAGCGCGCCTGA